In Nicotiana tabacum cultivar K326 chromosome 19, ASM71507v2, whole genome shotgun sequence, one DNA window encodes the following:
- the LOC107792917 gene encoding uncharacterized protein LOC107792917 isoform X2: protein MKRRRGSRKETNSGTEESDNDGVDSGVEAETPSSTVTGIPEKPVIATSGAPRDKPAGLAVYGRMKVKIKTSKLLESQRTSSEAATPSDTDKSSQQAGPEKQVASNEKMEDSANSLPEDNVTTTGNVPKKSGGIKIKSSKGFSSSMSPCSNAEMMKEEKTKQQEPELHRRDLRFNKQELDTALEVIRKIMKMDAAEPFNVPVDPIALGIPDYFDVIDTPMDFGTICSNLESGVKYMNSEDVYKDVQYIWNNCYKYNNKGDYVMELMKRVKKNFAKYWTAAGLYSDHMQSAESSQTKDTTPSSHGKEPTKGGSLSQKNKKLQGLKKHKEGCLCAICVMIRRRQEREESTRLLDDQEASDDYPEEIKPEGTSPVESREYTSSNMENSPEQDGDANLQKKGAERKLTENQGALHEKLEEEMESEMGIQSKRAGVTSEHLQSGHVSVYERKAHHQKQNVEPGGDLLNDTRKENVQHGDENAATGRQRPKELQDKYQKAKMFENLRYLENPTVMELSRILFADNQRSVWNGPHSLVKREGSARKSSIHAAISMFMQ from the exons ATGAAGCGTCGACGCGGAAGCAGAAAAG AAACAAATTCTGGTACAGAAGAATCTGACAATGATGGAGTTGACTCTGGAGTTGAGGCTGAGACACCATCTTCTACCGTAACTGGTATACCGGAAAAACCTGTAATCGCTACTTCTGGTGCGCCAAGGGATAAACCTGCAGGTTTAGCAGTTTATGGGCGTATGAAAGTAAAGATCAAAACTTCAAAACTGTTAGAATCCCAGCGTACCTCTTCCGAAGCAGCTACTCCTAGTGATACTGATAAAAGTAGCCAGCAAGCTGGTCCAGAAAAACAGGTTGCTTCTAATGAGAAAATGGAAGACAGTGCAAACTCATTGCCCGAGGATAATGTAACTACCACTGGAAATGTGCCAAAAAAATCTGGAGGCATAAAGATTAAGTCTTCAAAGGGCTTTTCTTCAAGCATGAGCCCTTGTAGTAATGCTGAAATGATGAAGGAAGAGAAGACAAAACAGCAAGAGCCTGAGTTACATCGCCGTGATTTGAGATTCAACAAGCAGGAGCTAGACACTGCTTTGGAG GTTAtaagaaaaattatgaaaatggaTGCTGCAGAGCCCTTCAATGTTCCAGTTGATCCTATCGCTCTTGGAATTCCT GATTATTTTGATGTTATAGATACGCCTATGGATTTCGGGACAATATGTAGTAATCTGGAAAGTGGTGTCAAATACATGAACTCCGAGGATGTCTATAAGGATGTGCAGTATATATGGAATAACTGCTACAAATACAATAATAAGGGTGATTACGTTATGGAGCTCATGAAGCGGGTGAAAAAGAACTTTGCAAAGTACTGGACAGCAGCTGGCTTATACAGCGATCATATGCAAA GTGCCGAAAGCAGTCAAACTAAGGACACTACACCTTCAAGTCATGGAAAGGAACCTACAAAAGGTGGTTCCTTAAGTCAGAAGAACAAAAAGCTTCAAGG GCTCAAGAAGCACAAGGAAGGATGCCTTTGTGCTATATGTGTGATGATACGACGCAGGCAAGAGCGGGAGGAGAGCACTCGGCTGTTGGATGACCAGGAGGCTAGTGATGATTATCCAGAGGAGATTAAACCAGAG GGGACTTCACCTGTAGAAAGTCGAGAGTACACATCATCAAATATGGAGAATTCACCTGAGCAAGATGGTGATGCGAATCTACAAAAAAAAGGAGCAGAGAGAAAGTTGACTGAAAATCAGGGAGCTTTACATGAGAAGCTAGAGGAAGAGATGGAGAGTGAAATGGGAATCCAAAGTAAAAGAGCAGGGGTCACCTCTGAGCATTTGCAGTCAGGTCATGTATCTGTATATGAGCGTAAAGCACATCATCAGAAGCAAAATGTGGAGCCAGGTGGAGATTTGCTGAATGACACTCGAAAAGAAAATGTGCAGCATGGAGATGAAAATGCAGCAACTGGGCGACAGAGGCCAAAG GAATTGCAAGACAAGTATCAGAAAGCCAAGATGTTTGAGAACCTGCGGTATCTTGAAAATCCAACGGTTATGGAGTTATCGCGAATCCTGTTTGCTGATAATCAAAGATCTGTCTGGAATGGACCGCATTCACTGGTTAAGCGTGAGGGTTCCGCCCGCAAGAGTTCTATTCATGCAGCTATTTCCATGTTTATGCAGTAG
- the LOC107792917 gene encoding uncharacterized protein LOC107792917 isoform X1, whose product MKRRRGSRKGKAKKPRTTGTSEEAPNNGSMNTETNSGTEESDNDGVDSGVEAETPSSTVTGIPEKPVIATSGAPRDKPAGLAVYGRMKVKIKTSKLLESQRTSSEAATPSDTDKSSQQAGPEKQVASNEKMEDSANSLPEDNVTTTGNVPKKSGGIKIKSSKGFSSSMSPCSNAEMMKEEKTKQQEPELHRRDLRFNKQELDTALEVIRKIMKMDAAEPFNVPVDPIALGIPDYFDVIDTPMDFGTICSNLESGVKYMNSEDVYKDVQYIWNNCYKYNNKGDYVMELMKRVKKNFAKYWTAAGLYSDHMQSAESSQTKDTTPSSHGKEPTKGGSLSQKNKKLQGLKKHKEGCLCAICVMIRRRQEREESTRLLDDQEASDDYPEEIKPEGTSPVESREYTSSNMENSPEQDGDANLQKKGAERKLTENQGALHEKLEEEMESEMGIQSKRAGVTSEHLQSGHVSVYERKAHHQKQNVEPGGDLLNDTRKENVQHGDENAATGRQRPKELQDKYQKAKMFENLRYLENPTVMELSRILFADNQRSVWNGPHSLVKREGSARKSSIHAAISMFMQ is encoded by the exons ATGAAGCGTCGACGCGGAAGCAGAAAAGGTAAAGCAAAGAAGCCTCGAACAACTGGAACAAGTGAGGAGGCACCTAATAATGGTAGTATGAATACAGAAACAAATTCTGGTACAGAAGAATCTGACAATGATGGAGTTGACTCTGGAGTTGAGGCTGAGACACCATCTTCTACCGTAACTGGTATACCGGAAAAACCTGTAATCGCTACTTCTGGTGCGCCAAGGGATAAACCTGCAGGTTTAGCAGTTTATGGGCGTATGAAAGTAAAGATCAAAACTTCAAAACTGTTAGAATCCCAGCGTACCTCTTCCGAAGCAGCTACTCCTAGTGATACTGATAAAAGTAGCCAGCAAGCTGGTCCAGAAAAACAGGTTGCTTCTAATGAGAAAATGGAAGACAGTGCAAACTCATTGCCCGAGGATAATGTAACTACCACTGGAAATGTGCCAAAAAAATCTGGAGGCATAAAGATTAAGTCTTCAAAGGGCTTTTCTTCAAGCATGAGCCCTTGTAGTAATGCTGAAATGATGAAGGAAGAGAAGACAAAACAGCAAGAGCCTGAGTTACATCGCCGTGATTTGAGATTCAACAAGCAGGAGCTAGACACTGCTTTGGAG GTTAtaagaaaaattatgaaaatggaTGCTGCAGAGCCCTTCAATGTTCCAGTTGATCCTATCGCTCTTGGAATTCCT GATTATTTTGATGTTATAGATACGCCTATGGATTTCGGGACAATATGTAGTAATCTGGAAAGTGGTGTCAAATACATGAACTCCGAGGATGTCTATAAGGATGTGCAGTATATATGGAATAACTGCTACAAATACAATAATAAGGGTGATTACGTTATGGAGCTCATGAAGCGGGTGAAAAAGAACTTTGCAAAGTACTGGACAGCAGCTGGCTTATACAGCGATCATATGCAAA GTGCCGAAAGCAGTCAAACTAAGGACACTACACCTTCAAGTCATGGAAAGGAACCTACAAAAGGTGGTTCCTTAAGTCAGAAGAACAAAAAGCTTCAAGG GCTCAAGAAGCACAAGGAAGGATGCCTTTGTGCTATATGTGTGATGATACGACGCAGGCAAGAGCGGGAGGAGAGCACTCGGCTGTTGGATGACCAGGAGGCTAGTGATGATTATCCAGAGGAGATTAAACCAGAG GGGACTTCACCTGTAGAAAGTCGAGAGTACACATCATCAAATATGGAGAATTCACCTGAGCAAGATGGTGATGCGAATCTACAAAAAAAAGGAGCAGAGAGAAAGTTGACTGAAAATCAGGGAGCTTTACATGAGAAGCTAGAGGAAGAGATGGAGAGTGAAATGGGAATCCAAAGTAAAAGAGCAGGGGTCACCTCTGAGCATTTGCAGTCAGGTCATGTATCTGTATATGAGCGTAAAGCACATCATCAGAAGCAAAATGTGGAGCCAGGTGGAGATTTGCTGAATGACACTCGAAAAGAAAATGTGCAGCATGGAGATGAAAATGCAGCAACTGGGCGACAGAGGCCAAAG GAATTGCAAGACAAGTATCAGAAAGCCAAGATGTTTGAGAACCTGCGGTATCTTGAAAATCCAACGGTTATGGAGTTATCGCGAATCCTGTTTGCTGATAATCAAAGATCTGTCTGGAATGGACCGCATTCACTGGTTAAGCGTGAGGGTTCCGCCCGCAAGAGTTCTATTCATGCAGCTATTTCCATGTTTATGCAGTAG
- the LOC107792919 gene encoding protein DMP3: MDMSLRARSTISKQASTSSDASEIPLLHTDNNNDNNNNNLIPDSSERPLVPRLSISQRALETTANLANLLPTGTLLAFQLLIPIFTNNGSCDTATRPMTLILLALLAFSCFVACFTDSFKAPDGQIYYGLATFKGLWIFDYNAATASGVPSELNKYRVGFIDLVHAVLSVLVFVAVALRDKNVVSCYYPSPNQETKQVLDVVPIGIGVICSLLFVVFPTRRHGIGFPVTPDRR, from the coding sequence ATGGACATGTCTCTACGAGCTAGATCAACCATCTCTAAGCAAGCATCCACATCTTCAGATGCCTCCGAAATTCCATTACTCCATACTGACAACAACAacgataacaacaataataatctTATACCAGATTCTTCAGAACGGCCGCTTGTACCGCGGCTGTCAATTTCTCAGCGTGCGTTAGAAACCACAGCAAATTTGGCTAACCTACTTCCAACAGGGACCCTCTTAGCATTCCAACTTCTAATCCCAATTTTCACAAACAACGGCTCGTGTGACACAGCAACACGTCCCATGACATTAATCCTCCTTGCATTACTAGCCTTTTCTTGCTTTGTAGCTTGTTTTACTGATAGCTTTAAAGCACCAGACGGACAAATTTACTATGGCTTAGCCACATTCAAAGGGTTGTGGATTTTCGATTACAACGCAGCAACAGCTTCAGGAGTTCCTAGTGAATTGAACAAGTATAGAGTTGGGTTCATTGATTTAGTACATGCTGTGCTATCTGTTCTTGTATTTGTTGCAGTAGCTTTGAGAGATAAGAATGTGGTGAGTTGCTATTATCCAAGTCCAAATCAAGAAACAAAACAGGTACTTGATGTGGTTCCTATTGGGATAGGGGTAATTTGCAGCTTGTTATTTGTGGTCTTTCCAACAAGGAGACATGGCATTGGCTTCCCTGTTACACCTGACAGAcggtaa